In the genome of Balneolaceae bacterium, the window GACTTGACTCGCAAATTCTGGGCGATCTCCAGATCGTCAAACAGGTTAAAGAGGGGTATGAATACTCCGCTTCACAAAATATGATCTCCGGCCAACTGCACCGGCTTATACAGCATCTGTTCAGGGCACATAAACGCTCACGGAATGAAACCTCTCTGGGACAGGGAGCTGCAACTGTAGCCTATGCCGCTGTAAAATTTGCCACACGGACATTTGAGAATCTGGTCAATAAGAATATTCTTCTTGTTGGTACCGGTAAAATCGGTAAGGTAACCTGTAAAAACCTTGTAAATCTTGGTGCGGGTAAACTTACGCTGATTAACCGTACACGTGACCGGGCAGAATTTGTAGCTGAAAAATTTAATCTGGAAGTAGCTGATATTGAAGATCTTGCAGAACAGATTGCAGATTCCGACCTTGTAATTGTTGCCACCGGGGCGAGTGAACCGATCATTAAAATGGAGCATATGAAACCTTCCATCGGTCAGCCCAAATTTAAGGTGATGCTGGACCTCTCAGTTCCAAGAAATATCGATCCCGAAGTCTCCTCGCTCGATTTTGTAGATGTCGCAAATATGGATATGTTGAGCGACGTAACGGATGAAGCCTACAAGAAACGAGAAGAAGAAATTCCGCTCGTAAAAAATATAATTGAAGATGAGTTCTCAAACTACAAACTCTGGCTGGAAGAGCAGAGAGTGGTTCCAACCATTAAAGCATTGACCCAGAAATTTGAAAATATTCGTGAAGACGAACTCGATTTTTTCAAGAATAAAATTGAAACTGACGATTTTGACAAAGTTGATAACCTGACCCGCCGTATTGTGAATAAATTGGCTGCGTATAGCATCGAACATCTTCGGAACCATCACAAATCGGATGAAGTTGCCGAAATGGTGAAAGAGATGTTCAAACTTGAAGCAAGAAACGGTCATGAATAGATCGATCCGTATTGGAACGCGGGACAGTCAACTTGCTACCTGGCAGGCAGAAACTGTATCAAAAAAACTAAAGGAAACCGGGTATACTACTGAAATTGTATTTGTAAAATCTCAGGGAGACCT includes:
- the hemA gene encoding glutamyl-tRNA reductase; its protein translation is MVHPTVQDYIAIGINHWDAPVEIREKFSLLEEKKQLMLQGARREGIDSMFIVSTCNRTEVFAQNATANELIRLLTTYSNGNLDEFHKHGFELEGERAIRHLFKVATGLDSQILGDLQIVKQVKEGYEYSASQNMISGQLHRLIQHLFRAHKRSRNETSLGQGAATVAYAAVKFATRTFENLVNKNILLVGTGKIGKVTCKNLVNLGAGKLTLINRTRDRAEFVAEKFNLEVADIEDLAEQIADSDLVIVATGASEPIIKMEHMKPSIGQPKFKVMLDLSVPRNIDPEVSSLDFVDVANMDMLSDVTDEAYKKREEEIPLVKNIIEDEFSNYKLWLEEQRVVPTIKALTQKFENIREDELDFFKNKIETDDFDKVDNLTRRIVNKLAAYSIEHLRNHHKSDEVAEMVKEMFKLEARNGHE